Proteins encoded in a region of the Manduca sexta isolate Smith_Timp_Sample1 chromosome 9, JHU_Msex_v1.0, whole genome shotgun sequence genome:
- the LOC115448101 gene encoding alpha-tocopherol transfer protein-like, producing MDAIPEDKMLRYSSDTMQALQRLYNLGKPGDMDFAITALQDWLKKQHHLTKKDYPRSYLERLIIMQKGSLERSKAQIENICAMRTLLPEYFEIKQDEQTAKLDGLSVGLLPTLTEDHYRVLGVKFTAQKGNTKTFFKTYKFIIRLTEYVMATDYCCGVLCILDYRDVDIMDYIAATNVKELYQFLKIITVGYALRLKYIHIITPSTAANTFINLVKKMVSNKIANRFYIHKTIEPLYEYVARDKLPSDFGGHGESLVDNHRKWVEALTSKKIMEHLKEMSEAKSTQANEMKDTISDPDLGISGSFRSLNVD from the exons ATGGACGCCATTCCAGAAGACAAGATGTTACGGTACTCTTCCGACACTATGCAGGCTTTACAAAGGCTCTATAATTTAGGCAAACCCGGTGACATGGACTTTGCCATAACAGCACTACAGGATTGGTTGAAGAAACAACACCATTTGACTAAAAAGGATTACC caAGGTCCTATTTGGAGAGGTTGATAATTATGCAAAAAGGTTCGTTGGAGAGATCGAAAGCTCAAATAGAGAATATTTGTGCAATGCGAACATTATTGCCTGAATACTTCGAGATTAAACAGGACGAACAGACAGCAAAACTGGATGGCTT GTCTGTTGGCTTGCTGCCGACGCTTACAGAGGATCACTACAGAGTATTGGGAGTCAAATTCACCGCTCAAAAAGGCaacactaaaacattttttaaaacctaCAAATTCATTATTCGT CTGACTGAATACGTAATGGCCACAGACTACTGCTGCGGGGTACTATGTATTTTGGATTACAGAGACGTCGACATTATGGACTACATAGCTGCGACGAACGTAAAGGAATTATatcagtttttaaaaataataacg gTAGGCTATGCTTTAAGGTTgaagtatatacatataataacacCATCAACAGCAGCGAACACTTTTATCAACTTAGTAAAGAAGATGGTTAGTAATAAGATAGCAAATCGCTTCTACATACATAAAACGATAGAACCGTTGTACGAATACGTGGCCCGAGACAAACTGCCTTCAGACTTTGGAGGACACGGGGAATCACTAGTTGATAACCACA gGAAATGGGTGGAAGCATTGACGTCTAAGAAAATAATGGAGCATTTAAAAGAAATGAGTGAAGCAAAATCAACGCAAGCGAACGAAATGAAAGACACGATTAGTGATCCGGATTTAGGAATATCTGGAAGCTTCCGATCATTGAACGTTGATTAA